One window of Salminus brasiliensis chromosome 16, fSalBra1.hap2, whole genome shotgun sequence genomic DNA carries:
- the slc1a3b gene encoding solute carrier family 1 member 3b, which produces MTKSNGENPRSRSRVQRIREGIQLRSLKAKKKVEDITKDDVKTFLRKNAFVLFTVGAVVIGIILGFALRPYRMSYREVKYFSFPGELLMRMLQMLVLPLLVSSLITGMAALDSRASGKMGMRAVIYYMTTTFIAVFIGIIMVLIIHPGKGSKDEFTQQQKIEQVSPADAFLDLIRNMFPPNLVQACTQQFKTQYGRRVINVKVIVNESIFNLTNATQEITREEIIPISGTTNGVNALGLVVFSMCFGLIIGNMKEEGEALREFFNSLNEAIMRLVAIIMWYAPIGILFLIAGKIVEMDDITEMGGQLGMYTITVIIGLLIHGMVILPTLYFVITRQNPFIFITGLLQALITALGTSSSSATLPVTFKCLEENNKVDKRVTRFVLPVGATINMDGTALYEALAAIFIAQVNNMDMNFGQIITISITATAASIGAAGIPQAGLVTMVIVLTSVGLPTDDITLIIAVDWFLDRLRTTTNVLGDSIGAGIIEFLSKDELQNADVEMGNSVVEENEVKKPYQMIPQENEYENEKPPDSETKM; this is translated from the exons ATGACCAAAAGCAACGGGGAGAACCCTCGCTCGCGAAGCCGGGTGCAGAGGATCCGTGAGGGGATCCAGTTGCGATCACTGAAGGCTAAGAAGAAAGTGGAGGACATCACCAAGGACGATGTAAAGACTTTCCTGAGGAAGAATGCATTTGTGCTCTTCACCGTCGGGGCAGTAGTTATCG GTATCATTTTGGGATTTGCACTGCGGCCGTACCGGATGTCCTACAGAGAAGTGAAGTACTTCTCCTTCCCTGGAGAGCTGCTGATGCGCATGCTGCAGATGCTGGTCCTGCCCCTGCTGGTGTCCAGTCTGATTacag GAATGGCAGCACTTGACAGTCGTGCTTCAGGGAAGATGGGCATGCGAGCAGTGATATACTACATGACCACGACGTTCATCGCTGTGTTTATCGGCATCATCATGGTCCTCATCATCCACCCGGGCAAAGGCTCCAAGGACGAGTTTACCCAGCAGCAGAAGATTGAGCAAGTCAGTCCGGCTGATGCCTTCCTGGACCTTATCAG AAACATGTTTCCTCCCAACCTGGTACAAGCTTGCACACAGCAG TTCAAGACACAATACGGCAGAAGGGTTATTAATGTGAAGGTGATTGTGAACGAGAGCATTTTTAACTTGACCAATGCCACGCAAGAGATAACCCGTGAAGAGATTATCCCAATATCTGGCACCACCAACGGTGTCAATGCCTTGGGGCTGGTGGTGTTCTCcatgtgctttggtctgatCATTGGAAATATGAAAGAGGAGGGTGAAGCCCTCAGGGAATTCTTCAACTCCCTGAATGAGGCCATCATGCGCCTGGTCGCTATCATCATGTG GTATGCACCAATCGGTATCCTCTTCTTAATCGCTGGCAAAATTGTGGAGATGGATGACATCACTGAAATGGGTGGCCAGCTAGGCATGTACACTATAACGGTCATCATAGGCCTCCTCATCCACGGCATGGTAATCCTGCCCACCCTCTACTTCGTCATCACACGGCAGAaccccttcatcttcatcaccgGTTTACTGCAGGCCCTCATCACTGCTCTGGGCACGTCGTCCAG tTCAGCCACTCTGCCCGTCACGTTCAAGTGCCTGGAGGAGAACAACAAAGTTGATAAGAGGGTGACCCGGTTTGTCCTGCCAGTGGGTGCCACCATCAACATGGATGGAACAGCGCTGTATGAGGCGCTAGCAGCTATTTTTATTGCCCAGGTTAACAACATGGACATGAACTTCGGGCAGATCATAACTATTAG CATCACGGCCACTGCGGCCAGCATCGGAGCAGCAGGAATCCCCCAGGCTGGCCTGGTCACCATGGTGATTGTGCTGACCTCCGTAGGACTCCCCACCGATGATATAACCCTCATCATTGCAGTCGATTGGTTCCT GGACCGATTGCGCACGACAACCAACGTGCTGGGAGATTCAATAGGAGCGGGCATCATCGAGTTCCTGTCGAAAGATGAGCTGCAGAATGCCGATGTGGAGATGGGAAACTCGGTAGTAGAGGAGAATGAGGTGAAGAAGCCTTACCAGATGATTCCACAAGAGAACGAGTACGAGAACGAGAAACCTCCAGACAGCGAAACCAAGATGTAG